In Acanthochromis polyacanthus isolate Apoly-LR-REF ecotype Palm Island chromosome 9, KAUST_Apoly_ChrSc, whole genome shotgun sequence, the DNA window TGCAGGTGGTTACTTGTTCTTCATGTTTTGAGCTTAAATgtctgccttcatactgtggATATTATTGTGATAATTttattgatgaaaaaaaaaacatgtaaagtttttGCAGCCACAACGGAGAtgtgacaacaaagaaaagagaagaaaacattgGGCCTTTCAGTTTAGTATTAAACAGGACCTATGTGATCTGGCTGaattgtttatatattttttttaaacagaagcaTTAAAATCCAGGTGGACAAAACCCAATCAATGAGATTGTAGCAGACATAATTTCTATGAGGTCAAATTCAGTGTTGGTAGACTGTATAGAATTctggttttgctgttttttttattgttttcttttattttttgtattttacagttGAAAGACCACAAAGCCAAAGATGGGACAGATAAGCCCTGTTTGAGCCCTAAGGGTCTGAAAGCTCAAAAGAAGATGAAGCCTCTAGATACAGCAGGTGCTGAGATCAACATACTGTTACTTCTGCAAACTCCAGTGTCTCTTTGCCAGTCAAAATAATCtgagacacagcagcagcaaaatgtaaataaatacacttaTATGTGTTATATGAGAGAACCATCTTACTGTACAAGAATCATAATTTATTACACTGTGACACAGACACTAGATTCAGTAGGTCAGAGTGAAATATTGGTCAACCTCATGctgttttcacaaaaaaaaaaaaaacttcaacctATTAAATATAGAGAGAATCTGTGATGAATATTTAACAGGCTGAGACACTAAATATAAATTCTCTTTGAACTTTCTGTAGAAAATATCTCTTTGAAGAAGCAGGTTTTGCTTCTGGAAGAGGTGCAGAAACTCAACAGGGAGAATGCAGAGAAATCAGGTCACCAGCTCACCCCTGGATACCTGGACCTGGAGGCTGGTGTGTCCCCCGAAGATCAAAAGGCCGATGACCCTGAAAGCAACTTGGTGGACTTCCTGCGTGAAGACTCCCGCAATGCTGTGGCTGAAAAACATGAGGCTGTTTGTGAGGAGGAGAAGGTGGGGGAAAAGGTGCCTGAGGAAGAGGCAACACCTACAGAGGAGGATGcagtgaaagaagaagaaaaactcccAGAAATAAAGGAGGAAGTGCCTGTTTCTGCTTCTGAAGAATCAGCTGAAGTCCCAGAGACCCCTGCCTCCCAAGAAGTTGAGAAAGAAGTGACTGCAACAAGGTATTTAAAGTTTAAACCTAGTAAGAGCTGCAGGTACTCGTCAGTAAGCGTATTTTAGccaacagaaaatgaatctGCAACTCCGAATATGGccctgatttattttaaaacacaaaacattttgtaGTTTCACGCTCTCTGATACGAGAATTTGCTGTGCGTGCTTGTCTCACATTATAgtaaattacatatttttcagGATTTTGGAGAATTTGTTGGATAAACTAAGAGGTTTAATGACATCACCTTGTCTTTTGATGaaaaattttcacttttctgatgttttattgacCGAACATTTGGCAAATGACATATTAGAGTAAAGCAATATtactttttttcagatttgatttcactttttttttttaaatttagcaaACTGAGCATCTTTATTCTCCTGTGGAAGCAGATCCTAttaaaaatttttatttttttacacaattCTGGTTTGCAAGGCTTTCATTTGTAGAAACCTTGACGATAATTAATATAAGTTTTAAGCTGCCAAGAGAAGTAATTTATTTAATGACTTTAATTATAATAAAATTGGAAAAGTCaatatttttgctttgctttattAGATCGATTAGATTAGACTAGATTGttgcatctactctcagatgtatgttgcTTTGGACAGAAGTGACTGCTAAATAAACCTGTAGaactgtagatttttttttttaagctaagCACACATTTAGGGACCAAATACTTCACAATGAAcgatgaaaataacacaaaagaaataaaatccaTCAACTTTGATCCAGCAGTGATGACCACAAAGACTCCTCACCATCTCAGAAAGCTGAACAGGACCAGACATCAGAGGTCAGCGGCACAAGTACCAAGCGCTTTGTGACAGAGGAACACTTTGTAGTGGAGGAACACACAAAGAGCCAGGTggtgggagaggaggaagaggaggaggagaagaaagaagacaaCGAGGAAGATGAGCAGAAGCTGGAGTCGGAGGGCTGGGCCGTCTTCAGGGCTGATGGAGTTGAATTCCAGTTTGACCTTAAACAAAGGCTGGAGAGGGAGGTGAAGGAAAGCGAATCAGAAAATGATGCTGAAAAAGTAGccgaagatgatgatgatgctgagcGCTACTTTATTGGTGAGTCTCAACTTCTCAGATTTGGGCTTTATTGAAACCAATTTTTTTACCATTGAAAGACTGTGTGAAAGTAAGTTGAAGATGAATTAATACTTCTTTGGCATAATcacaaaatcttcacactgctGACTGTTGAATTTCTATATTTAACATTACTTTTGTGGCTAGAATTTGAACTAAACTGCTCAGACGAAAGAGTTTATAAAACAAAGCCAAGTTACTCCTCTGTGTTATCTGGACAACAACTGTATCTGGAGTTGATGTTTATCATAGCACGTTAGTCCACAATGTGCTAACTTGATTAAGGAAGTCGTGTAGCCTTTCAAGAGCCTCCCTAGCTGATTATCGGTGAAGCTCGTATGTTCTCACACTGCTTAGAACTTATTAAAACAGATTATTTAATTTCTCTTGTCCCCATCCCACTTTAGACACCACCCCTCCTCCAGCGGCTCCTTTTAATCACCGCATTGTGTCTGCCAAGCCCAACCAGATCAGGAACTTCTACACCATCAACTGGCAGGAGATCCTGGGCGGGTGAGTGCCTCTTGTCAAGACTCCGTGAAATTCAGAACAAATGAAAGCTATTGATGACAACTTGATCTGTCACAgatcaaagacagaaagaagttGCAATTCCACATAAAGGCTTAATTGCGTAACTCccacccccctcctctcctttcctctccAATGGTTCATAACTTCAGAGTCACGGcagttatttttactttagGCCCGAGTGGTATGTGAAACTGTATCCCTGGTGCCAGCTGGTAGCTAATCACTAAGTGTTAATCCAAGTCTTCAAAGAAGAGACACAGCCCAGCtcatatttaatgaaataaCAGATTAGGCACGACGCTCTTCAAAAACATCCCCTTTTGAAGGAAGGGCTGTTTACGATTTGTCATGGGAAAGCATATGCGGCACGATCGCTGCCTTGTCCAGTGTTTCTAGGCCGCTGGCATGTATGATTTCATTTAACAGAGCTGAAAACTGTTGCTGTGCAGACACAAAAATCTGATTTCTGAATGTTCCCTATCTTTAAGGGGTCGCTTCGGCCAGGTACACAAGTGTGTTGAGAACTCATCTGGCCTCACTTTGGCAGCAAAGGTCATCAAAGCCCGGAGTCAAAAAGAAAAGGTACATCACCTGTCCAGCCGCAAAACAGACGGCAACATACACTGTCATTACAATGAATGGATCCTATTTTGATAACGACACTGAGGGCTATGGCACATGATATAAAAAGCAGAGGTCCAGTTGCAATTTTTAGTTCTTACTAGCACACAAGGCCACACTTGGAACAGAAGCAGGGGGAATGCTTCTCACCAAGGTGAGAAATATTTGACCTAGAAGAGAAGATGCATAGTCTCTCTCCTAGCAGGGAACAGCTGACACCTCTCATCGTGTCCGTGTGTGTACTTGTcggtctgtctgtgtttttgtgcgtcctgcgtctgtgtgcatttgtctgCTTCTGCATCTGTTTGCGCCTGTGTCTTTGGTAGGAGGTGGTGAAGAATGAGATCCAGGTCATGAATAATCTGGACCATGCCAACCTGATCCAGCTCTATGCAGCTTATGAGTCAAGGAATGACATCATCCTTGTACTTGAATAGTATGCTCCTTCTTTTATACTCTCAGCACACGCTTAGTTTATTTGTCACCTTATAGAAACATACTGTCCTTAAACTTGTGATATTAAAGCTACATCGGCAATGCTCAGTAGAGTTTTTTTGGTTTATCTTTTAAATTCTTCAttaaataattcatttaatttaattatgttattattatctttaattattattatctttaattttaataatgtgaattaaagtaaaaatatttaatattcttGTTACTGTAggtaattacacaaaaaaaatcaatgtgttAGATTCAAAATCATTCAAATGTGGCTgtaatgtttatttgtgcatCTGTTTTTGTCACTAGTGTTGGTGGAGGGGAGCTGTTTGACAGGATTATTGATGAAAACTACACATTAATGGAGCTGGACGCTGTGGTGTTCATCAGGCAGATGTGTGACGGGCTGCAGCACATGCACAAAATGTCCGTCCTACATCTCGACTTGAAGGTAACAAAGTCATGTACATCTATTTAATGTGATATGCTTTGGacattgtaaaacaaaaacaagttttgTCAATGatcttgtttttcactgttaAATTTCAGCCGGAAAACATTCTGTGTGTGAGCAGAGTCACTAATAAGATCAAAATCATCGACTTCGGTCTTGCCAGGATGTAAGTTTCAGTGTTTACTTctattttcttcactgttttacTGACTTCTGTAATCACACAATGTATAAAAAATGTCATTGACTTGTATTTCAATCATATCCCTGATTAGATATAAACCAAGGGAGAAACTGCGCGTGAATTTCGGCACTCCAGAGTTTCTCGCCCCTGAAGTTATCAACTACGACTTTGTGTCGTTCAACACAGACATGTGGAGCCTCGGCGTCATCACCTACATGCTgtaagcaaacacacaaacacacatatctatccatccattatctatacaacatttaatcctcattagggttgctgCCAGCTGACctggtgaaggtaggggacaccctggacaggtcaccagtctatcatagggctacatagagagacaaacaagcacactcgcattcacatctacaggcGATTTAGaataaccagttaacctcagcatgtttttggactgtgggagaaagccggagtatccagagaaaacccacgcaagcacagggagaacatgcaaactccatgcagaaagatcccaggtccaggccgggatttgaaccggggatcttctagctgcaacagtgctaaccaccgtcCACTGTGCATCCCTGAAAATACATATGCACAAGCTAATGCTGAAgatttcctctctcctcctgatAGCCTGAGTGGCCTGTGTCCCTTCCTTGGAGATGATGACAACCAGACTCTGAATAACATCTTGGCCTGTCAGTGGAACTTTGAGGAACAAGAGTTTATGGATACATCAGAAGAAGCCAAAGACTTCATCAGAAGACTCCTGGTTGTAAATAAAAGGTATTCTTTCCAAATCCACCTGACTAGAACAGATATTAATATCCAATGAGATGTAGAATCTGAAAAATATTTGTCTTATTGTGTTTCTCATCAGTTGGAGGATGGGGGCCTCTGAGTCCTTAAGGCATCCTTGGCTCTCTGACTCTGCGCTTCATCACCGTCTTTATACAAAGGTAGAGCACACATCTTACACAAACTTAATCCTCCAAAATAGttgtaaaacaacaaagaaaacccTTAGATACCAATATAATTCCACTTTCATTGATATAGGTCTCTAGTAATttgagaaaatacaaaaaagtttGCTGCTCCTAACGTTTTAAAGCGCTGCAATAAGTAAAATATGcagtttatttaaacaaaagtggGAATAAGAATGACATTGAAGGAGCAAGAAAAGCTATGTTCTGTCATTGTCATTGTTCTAGTTAATAACTATTAAATATTTCTTCAGTATTGATGCAATGTTATCTAATGTCTTTTGCCTGTTTTGCAGAAAACTATGTGCAGATCACGGCGATCATCATGTGTGCCCACGACTGAGAGTTGAGGTGGGTCTGAACGTGTTGCTCTTCACCCATTAAAGTCTGCATGTTTGcatacaaaaaaatcagaatatGATTTTCAGAATTCCGCATTCAGAGGCATACCTTCAAATCATCCACAAGGGGGAAGCATGTCTCAAATTTTGGGCCAAGTAGCAGGAAAGCAATAGAATACCTGTTTGTCAGAGATCTGAGATTAAACCATCTTCTTAATGTCTCTTTTTATAGCTCTGCAATGATGTGACAGCTCCAGCTGTGGCCACTTGGACCAACCCTTCTGTCCATGTAATGGACCTCAATTACAATCTGTGCATCTGTGAGGTGGACTGAATTTCTGGTTACTCCCCAAAAACCTTCTCTTGACGTGATCCACTGTGTTTTGTAGCTGTAAGCGATATACTAATGCAatttataaaggaaaacagTTTTGGTTCATTGGGCTTTAATACTAGATAGTCCCACTGTGTACTGTATATTCATGAAAACCTTCTTCTCttgaatgctttttaaaaaaactgtaatgcCAGAAAACAAAGTGTAAAACAACAAGAGCAACTTAGAACTGTAATCAGTTCAGTAAAATTACCATGCAATATACTACCTTTGTGAAATTATTAATGCTCATTTATTGTTGGAACTCTGTCAGGGTAAAGTTGAATCAGCTGCTGAGTTTTTAGTTTGTTGGTAGTGTTTTAATGGAGTGTTTTCCATCTTGTGGTATATGGCACTTCCAAATGGTGCTAAAGTGATAATCTGACGTAGCTTCATAAGACACATATTATCATCATATACTTGAGATTGAATTTGTGTGGCCTTGAAAGCTGAATATGCACATTTGAATATCTACTTCACTTTGAAATATTCACTCATTCTTGTTTATTTCTAACCAAAAACACTGTGTTGTTatcatttgctgcttttttttgtttgttttcggCTGATAGATACTAGCTTTACATGTTTAGATACATACCTCAACGGCTATTGTATAAAGGCTACAGCAAGATTCATATTTCATATGAACAAAATGTAACTTTTGTGCTGAATGTCTCCCCGTTCTGTTATAAATGCTGTCAAaaattacttttcttttttttttttggctgtaaaTAGCAGCCTAATAGTTAATTCAAATTCAGATTTTCATAGGGGATGGACTCCATAAAAATAGTGGGTGTCTAATGTGTGTATGGACAGAATGGAATTTGTGTGGTGTCAAAACCTGTAGTATGTGcactttatattatttatttaaacaacaaaaatacacaactcGACTGTGGTTCCACTGGGAAGACTTCTATGGTCGGATCTCCTCGTGTCTCCTACATCTGTTTAtagagaaaatacattttaccttAAAAGAAACACTTCAGCAACACAGTTTATGTCTTATCAGCAAAGtctgttattttaattttctgttgcatgtttttatgtgtttgatCAGCCGCTAAAGCTTAAACTTCACGCGCGGAgaagtaaatttttttttttttaatcttcattCACAGCACTGTAGACGCTTTTTTCACATAAAGTTATCTTTAAAATGCCTTCTGTGAAGGTTCACTGACTGAAAGTAATACACTATCTACCTACTGTTGCCTTAGTTTGTTAAGACATTATTGGGGCTACATTATGTGCTTTTAATTTAACGTCATGATGAATGTCATGCTGATTGTTGGAACACTGAGTGCTAGTAAAAGAAACTGTCATCACTGAGTGTTAACAAATTCAGCATGTATTTGTGAAGTGTGTAGACACCCATTAAACTGATATCGTGTCTTAAAGAAATGGTTTGCTTttattccttatttttaacagaacagTAGTcacactttgaaaataaattagGGAATTTCCCCCAAAAATAGGAGAAGCTAATATCAGACCAGTTTTTCGAGCACTTCAGTTCtgaggatttttatttatttatctctaaGACAATCTCAGCAACTTTTTAAATATCTTTAAGCAATATTCACTGAGTGAGATTAGGCTCTGTTCCAGAAAATACACTATTTTTGGtgagaattttaaaaatctcgACGGATAGCCTCTTTAAagctaaacacacaaacacacgctctTACTCAGGATGAAAGTAGAGCTGATTCCAGGAGCCTAATAAAGAGCATCTGAGGGAGCCAGTGTGTGCAATACAGTCACCTGAGAAAATAAACTGTGTGTGGGATGATGATGTCGGGGAAATGGGGTTGTGACTCAGAAATAAGAGGAATAGAGTGGGTATCAGGAATTCCTACTGAGGACAAAGGAAGGGTTCAAAGACTGAAAGAAATAGAATGACGGTAAGGAAACTAGTCTGAGTTTGTGAGGATGTGTACAGAAAAGCTTCGGTCTGCTCTGTCTTTTAAAGGACAGTAAGGTCTTATTTTACAGAACCCACAGGGTTAGTCAAGGATAAGTGCAGACTTTATGGGGGAGTACCATGGGAAACATGTATTTAATTGTACAGAAATACCAGAAAAGCAAACTGTCCCACCAAAAAGCATAGAAACCCAGTAGTTGACTTCTTTTAAATCCATAGTTTCAGACAgtcttggcaaaaaaaaaatggaagggTTGAGAGAATAATTCACTGTTTTGATTTATATAGCATGAACTAGACAGTGACATGAGAGATGGATGGGAGAGACAAACTGTTATCCATCCGTATGAAAACCTGAAATCGTCTTGAGCTTGAGGAATTTCTTCGGAGAAAGCAAACAAGAAGATACATGTGCAGCTAAAAATGGAAAACTACACTGGGAATAATAGTGGAACATCAGATGTCAAAGCCAACTAGAGAAAGAAAATTTGATAAATGAGTGTATATAAGAGATAATGCTTAGTAGGTTGGATTTGTATTGTGGCTCTTGCGGTTGTATTATCTGTTAATGTGCTTGTGCAAGTGGTGTGATGAGGTCTCCTCATCAAccgaagaaggaaaaaaatagaagtttGAACTAAACCTGTGGTAGAGTTAGATAAATGATAGATTTTTGAGCATACAATCCTGCGCTGTTGTTATCTTGCTGGAAAGACCTATGATTCTTCAAAATGGTCTGTTTTAAAGACTTTGTGATGCCACCCATACAGTCAGGTCACAACAGGGTGGACCCACCTTCAAGCTCGATTGGGATGGAGTTCTTTTAATCATACAGGTTTTGACATACTGCTGATCCGTGAGTTTAAAAGTGGTTCAGTTTAGTTTCATCACTTCATAAAACCTCAGAATTCTACAGGCCCATGCAAATTTCTTGCATATTCAGGTTGacttttatgtgcattttggtCTGCGGTGGGGTTTGCAGGCATGAAATCACAGcttgtttagtgtttttcttataGTCTGTACAGATACTTTTGTTCCTGCCTCATCAGGTCCTTAAGGAGGTCTATGGCAGCTGCTGCTTTGAAATTCTGCTAATTCTTTCATTCCCAGGACGGTTTTCTGCTGTAACATGAGTTTCAAACTTGCATAAGACAACATTATGTGGATCTTTTACTGGAGGTTGGCTTTTTCTTGCAATAATATAGAATATTTGCAGaagtttaaaagcaaaaataatagtTTCCCATGACAATCCTTACACAGTGCGGTGTAGATTCAGCAATGAAAATTCAGCTAGTCATATGTTCCGAGCTTATGAAAACTTGACAGCTAGCTGGATGgatagattattttttgttggCTACTGTATGTGTGTAACCGTCAACATTATATGGACCTTTGCTAGAGAGACTggatatttttatggaaaaaaatctCCTCCTGCTGTAGTGTACatgtattaaaaataaacatttttacagcatttaaataGAACACCTGAAGACATTAAATTTCAAATACTTTCCATAATGATTTCCTACCTAGTActggttgttttgtttagtctactgtttgtttattttcacgCATCATTTCATCAGACACAAAAGGTTTCAAGTTAGCAGCGGTTCAGAGAGAGTTCATACATTCCTGTATTACAAACACAGGCACAGAGAATCACAGTCAGTTAATAGCCATTACTCCGAACATGCGAGTCGCTTGGCAAAACAGGTGATACTGATTTCGtccaaggattttttttctttcctctactCTTTCTgagtttctttcctttttttgcatTGCTTTTCAGGAGCCTGAGGGTTGGGAGCCAAATTCAAGCTCTCGCTCTATCCCTGGTCCAAGGCCCAGGTTGGAATGGTGAGAAATTCAATTTAAGAGGAGAAAAGAGGCTCCAAGAACTGCCCCTCCACCACCGCGCCTCACCCCTAAGTCCCCTCCATCCACATCTCCAGGGGCGATCTTGAGGAGCCAAACCAAAACCAGATGGACTTATTGGACCTAAAGATAACAAATAGTGCCTGAGTTGCTGTCAGTTAGAGACCACCGGAGCAAAGAAGCTGAGAGTGGAAAAAGCTTATTGACATGTCTACCTCTTTGTCCTACTATGTGATATTATTAATATTGACAAGAATTATAATGCAGTACAAGTGAACAAGAAAGTAACACAGAAGTTGCTGCTGAGGTAAGTGTTTCTGAGAGGCGGGGGCTTGTAAGGGCGAAGACAATAGCTGTAGtttagatgtaaaaaaaaaaaaaaaaagggagttGCGTGCAGAGAACTGGTGCCATCTTGGCTTTGGGAAATAAAACTGTCAGCGCTGACCTGAGTCTCTAGGTGGCACACTCTTTAGTTTGTTAGTCGATACTCCTACCACCCACACACATTCTGTAAGAaaggacagagaaagaaaaaaggctgAGGGTGACCCCAGAACTTCTCGCAGCCTCCCTCCAGACGGACTAAGAAAGTGTCCTTTGTAACAGGAGTTTCCTGCATGTAATTAAAAAGTATTGGGCCCTGCTCAGAAGGGAGGAGACGAGGCTCGGGGTTGAAGGAGGCTATGTGAAGGGTAAGATTCCCTTCTTCACTCTTCGTTTCATGTAAGAGCCCCTGGAGCTGGCCCTGACGTTTGTCCAAACAAGAGGTGCTCtcttactctctctctctcaaaggAGGTCCGGAGAGAGGACCAGCCAGTTCTCAGGGCCTGGGGGCAGGTGGTTCTGATTTGTGCGGGAGGGAGGGGGGACAGACCACGTTTATGTTCAGTTAATAGCAGTACACGTGTCGTCACGTCCAGTGGTGGGAACATGCTGGGTGAGTGATGTGTTTTTTACACAGCTGAGATCTGCCACCAATAAGAACGCAATGTCCAATTATCCCTTCACAGTTTTCCCCCCAGAGCAGCCACACCTGGATTCCACTGATATCACTGTTCTTCTGTGTAATCAAGACCGTGTAACTGTGAAAGAAAGGTTAATAAAAAGCTGAATTCATAAGCAATATAATGCAGACTTGCAAAATTCAATACGCTGAAGGGTTTTCCTCCTTCAGTATTAGTTAGTCTGGCGTGATCAGCCGcttttggaaactttttttttgtgtagctGACATCTTTTAGTTGATTTGCCCACTTTGTGACGATGCCATCTTTTAGCATTTATCCTTTAATTGTCACATGTGGTTACACTGGCTGCCATTAAGCAAAAACTAAATGCCTTAAAGTTGTTATCAATAATTTTGACAGTGTAATAGGGTTCACTTATAATAACAAACCTACCATCTGAATTTGCAGCTCCGTTTGGCATCATTTTTAGGGtttgttgtctaatttttgccTACTTGGCTTGCAACTAACTCTAGGCATAGACAGTTAGCGGTTCACTAAAAGTTTATGACACAGGGATTTCAGCAATTAAAGAGCTGTTATTTCCAGTAGGAGTTCAAAAACAGAACTTATGGATACCCAATGTATATTTCACAATAGGTCAAACTAAGGGTGATAGTATGTCAGTTTCCCTTGCATAAACTAGCCAAAAAAGGCAGTTTAAAACTAATTATCCTGCCCCTGCGGGATTTGATGCTCTTCGAAAACgtgtaaaatgtgtaaaattagtCTAATCATAATTCAACAATTATGATTTGGAGTTTCAAAGTCCACATGTGCTCCACATTGTGTGAACCATTTTTTCAGTAACTGTACAACATGACTTTGGAAATGAAAATAGCTCCCACCCACATACAGATTGATTTCCAGATGAGGGGGAAGCACGGCAGCTTGCTGTGTCCAGTGTTTTCCGTCGGTGGTTTCAGCTCTGATCAAATGGCCATGCTGAAGCCTTTAATGATCTTGGAGGTTCCCTGCTGCTGGGTCATCTGCTTGGCTCCATATCATCTCCAGGTTGGGCCCTACTGCTGGTCAGGCGGTCCCACAATGAGGCCCTTTCCATCAGACTTCTATTTACTCATCCCTCTGGCTCACCCCTCGGCCTGCACGGGGTCTCTGTTCATTCTGCCAGCCCTGCTGAGAGGCCTCTGTGGCCCAAAGAGCCACAATCCATCAGGCctctgtgtgtgtacgtgctTTGCTCTTTTATGCTTTAGCTCTTGCTGAGGAGTCTTTGCTGAAGGAACTAAATGGAGCCAAGCGCCTTGTTCAAACAGAGTGAAGGAGCATGTTCTCTGTCTTTGAGGTTAGTGTGTGAACACAAGCTTGTGTGCAGGCGTAGGTGTATGAACATGCtgcttgtgtgtgcatgttttatcacttttatttgtCCAGCCAGACAAATGAACCCCTTCATGACCCCTTACTCATGCAAACATCTACT includes these proteins:
- the mylk4a gene encoding myosin light chain kinase 2, skeletal/cardiac muscle — translated: MTTLGISAAGDVNSAGFDLIQTRIESLSSKMDKLINIQEKVLSRLDGMSQDIDFIEKDMENLKVDKEEIHLPPRVMNQTQVMGREVREICQEMSTIMSVVNQRSEQQAQKLEGMEKLVLSMQQVISFIGETVKSSRVMELMFKGRVARKGSKPKDSKGKQAIKRKSSSDTIAKKLDKRTTSNKATKGKQEITPACEPSSLQTSHKIKLHGPKHFLASRKCGKFLKDHKAKDGTDKPCLSPKGLKAQKKMKPLDTAENISLKKQVLLLEEVQKLNRENAEKSGHQLTPGYLDLEAGVSPEDQKADDPESNLVDFLREDSRNAVAEKHEAVCEEEKVGEKVPEEEATPTEEDAVKEEEKLPEIKEEVPVSASEESAEVPETPASQEVEKEVTATSSDDHKDSSPSQKAEQDQTSEVSGTSTKRFVTEEHFVVEEHTKSQVVGEEEEEEEKKEDNEEDEQKLESEGWAVFRADGVEFQFDLKQRLEREVKESESENDAEKVAEDDDDAERYFIDTTPPPAAPFNHRIVSAKPNQIRNFYTINWQEILGGGRFGQVHKCVENSSGLTLAAKVIKARSQKEKEVVKNEIQVMNNLDHANLIQLYAAYESRNDIILVLEYVGGGELFDRIIDENYTLMELDAVVFIRQMCDGLQHMHKMSVLHLDLKPENILCVSRVTNKIKIIDFGLARIYKPREKLRVNFGTPEFLAPEVINYDFVSFNTDMWSLGVITYMLLSGLCPFLGDDDNQTLNNILACQWNFEEQEFMDTSEEAKDFIRRLLVVNKSWRMGASESLRHPWLSDSALHHRLYTKKTMCRSRRSSCVPTTES